The following are encoded together in the Plasmodium vinckei vinckei genome assembly, chromosome: PVVCY_12 genome:
- a CDS encoding chloroquine resistance transporter, putative yields the protein MTVMKKGKNKKKNVKNDDRYKELDSLISSESEIGTNPRWNKAKKVFKLIGNEMRNNIYVYLLSILYLCVCVMNKVFAKRIMNRMGNYSFVTSEVQNSICIVIFHSIYFFYRKSLTESESSNGNPKRNTLAFFLISLLDAATVIIGMIGLTRTTGNIQSFILQMNIPINMYFCFIFLGYRYHLFNYLGASIILITIAIVEIVLSFETQRDNSIIFNLIMICSLIPLSFSNMTKEVYFKKHKINIIKLNAMVALFQLFTSLLVLPVYNISFLKEIYMPFSELGPNINDGIKCLFYGQNTIVENCGVGMLKMCDNCEGAWKTFLTYSFFNICDNLLACFIIDKFSTMTYTIVSCIQGPAITIAYYFKFLAGDVVREPRLLDFMTLIGYLFGTIIYRIGNIILEKRKMLKAENTDGNEPELTSIETSTA from the exons GCGAAATAGGAACTAACCCACGATGGAATAAAGCCAAAAAAGTTTTCAAACTAATTGGAAATGAAATgagaaataatatttatgtttatttactaagcatattatatttatgtgtcTGTGTAATGAATAAAGTTTTTGCAAAAAGAATCATGAATAGAATGGGAAATTATAGTTTTGTTACTTCAGAAGTACAAAACAGTATTTGTATTGTAATTTTCCattcaatttattttttttaccgTAAATCATTAACCGAATCTGAATCTAGTAATGGAAACCCAAAAAGAAATACGTTGGCGTTTTTccttatatcattattagaTGCCGCCACAGTTATAATTGGCATGATTG GGCTCACAAGAACAACGGGAAACATTcaatcatttattttgcaAATGAATATTCCAAtcaatatgtatttttgtttCATCTTCCTTGGATATAG ATATCACTTATTTAACTATTTGGGAGCTTCCATTATACTTATTACTATAGCCATTGTAGAAATTGTTTTATCTTTTGAAACCCAACGTGACaattcaattatttttaacttaATTATGATTTGCTCCTTAATT CCTTTAAGTTTTTCAAACATGACCAAGGAagtttatttcaaaaaacacaaaataaatatcataAAATTGAAT gCTATGGTTGCTTTGTTTCAACTTTTTACTTCCCTTTTAGTTTTACCAGtctataatatttcatttttgaaAGAAA TTTATATGCCATTCTCTGAATTGGGCCCAAACATTAATGACGgtataaaatgtttattttatggaCAAAACACAATCGTTGAG aATTGTGGTGTTGGCATGCTTAAAATGTGTGACAACTGTGAAGGAGCATGg AAAACCTTTTTAACATATTcctttttcaatatatgtGACAACTTACTTGCTTGCTTT aTCATTGATAAATTTTCAACAATGACATACACCATTGTTAGTTGTATACAAGGACCAGCCATAACAATAGCTTATTACTTTAAATTTCTTGcg GGCGATGTTGTAAGAGAACCAAGACTATTGGATTTCATGACCTTG ATTGGCTACTTATTTGGAACAATAATTTACAGAATTGGAAATATCATATTAGAAA AGagaaaaatgttaaaagCAGAAAACACCGATGGAAACGAACCAGAATTAACCTCTATAGAAACATCAACAGCATAA